The Fortiea contorta PCC 7126 genome has a segment encoding these proteins:
- a CDS encoding DUF1622 domain-containing protein, with protein sequence MNLFNFSVWAAIIQLLGAMVIGSYAIAATISLLPNRNVDRARLLIAQGVITSLSLMVAATLLKTIYLRTWKQILIFSVILALRIFLKKLFVWERGQILALKSRT encoded by the coding sequence ATGAATCTCTTTAATTTTTCTGTATGGGCGGCAATTATTCAGTTGTTGGGTGCTATGGTAATTGGCAGTTATGCGATCGCTGCAACCATTTCGCTACTACCCAACCGCAATGTTGACCGAGCAAGGCTGTTAATTGCTCAAGGAGTCATCACTAGCTTAAGTTTAATGGTCGCAGCCACTTTGTTAAAGACAATTTATCTGCGAACTTGGAAACAAATTTTAATTTTTAGTGTGATTCTCGCCTTGCGTATATTTCTCAAAAAATTATTTGTTTGGGAGAGAGGGCAAATTTTGGCGCTAAAATCTCGCACTTGA
- a CDS encoding choice-of-anchor K domain-containing protein yields the protein MKLSLVFATTLSSCSILAMTTFGFLGQALAGTISGKSSGTWVNPTVVDSNVQLVHTGVNTNSFTWGEPVPGTPANQLVYTGSSFLADVGSWFQIGSFTYQNGTVYADTGVDAVTFNLAMSFGDQAQSSQVLPISFSFKNTLNDLSVGLRDPKNADSVQFFKSANPSFSLGGNNYTLEIGGFSPNNQNTEITALEGDQITAGFYARINPSDTQSSPPKDVPEAPSILGSLLVGTYLIYRKKFSQVKAK from the coding sequence ATGAAACTGAGTTTGGTTTTTGCTACAACTCTATCTAGTTGTTCGATTCTGGCCATGACAACATTTGGTTTTCTTGGTCAGGCTCTAGCTGGTACTATTTCGGGGAAATCAAGTGGTACATGGGTAAACCCAACTGTAGTAGATAGCAATGTTCAGCTAGTACATACAGGTGTGAATACTAACTCGTTCACCTGGGGAGAACCTGTACCGGGAACGCCGGCTAATCAACTCGTCTACACCGGTAGTTCATTTTTGGCAGATGTTGGTTCTTGGTTCCAAATAGGTAGTTTTACGTACCAGAATGGCACCGTTTATGCGGATACTGGCGTAGATGCGGTGACGTTTAATTTAGCTATGTCTTTTGGTGATCAAGCTCAGTCTAGTCAAGTTCTTCCCATATCTTTTAGCTTTAAAAACACACTAAACGACCTCAGCGTAGGTCTGAGAGATCCCAAAAACGCAGATTCTGTGCAATTCTTTAAATCGGCTAATCCTAGTTTTTCTTTAGGGGGAAACAACTATACATTGGAGATAGGAGGTTTTAGCCCCAATAATCAGAATACGGAAATTACCGCTTTAGAGGGAGATCAAATTACAGCGGGTTTTTACGCCAGAATCAACCCTTCAGATACTCAATCTTCTCCACCGAAAGATGTCCCAGAAGCACCAAGTATTTTGGGTTCGCTACTGGTGGGAACATACCTGATTTACCGCAAGAAATTTTCTCAAGTGAAAGCTAAATAA
- the chlP gene encoding geranylgeranyl reductase: MTLRVAVVGSGPAGSSAAETLAKAGIETYLIERKLDNAKPCGGAIPLCMVSEFDLPPEIIDRRVRKMKMISPSNREVDINLINEDEYIGMCRREVLDGFLRERAAKLGAILINATVHKLDIPGNNTDPYTIHYVDHTEGGAQGIAKTLKVDLVIGADGANSRIAKEMDAGDYNYAIAFQERIRLPEDKMAYYNDLAEMYVGDDVSTDFYAWVFPKYDHVAVGTGTMQVHKASIKQLQAGIRARAIEKLAGGKIIKVEAHPIPEHPRPRRVVGRIALVGDAAGYVTKSSGEGIYFAAKSGRMCAETIVEASNSGSRIPTENDLKVYLKRWDKKYGLTYKVLDILQTVFYRSDATREAFVEMCGDLDVQKLTFDSYLYKTVVPANPITQLKITAKTIGSLIRGNALAP, from the coding sequence TTGACACTACGGGTTGCTGTTGTTGGTTCAGGCCCAGCTGGTTCATCTGCCGCTGAGACACTGGCAAAAGCTGGAATTGAAACTTACCTGATAGAGCGGAAGCTAGACAACGCCAAGCCTTGTGGCGGGGCGATTCCCTTATGTATGGTGAGTGAATTTGATCTACCACCAGAAATTATCGATCGCCGGGTGCGAAAGATGAAAATGATTTCCCCCTCGAATCGAGAGGTGGATATCAATCTGATCAATGAAGATGAATATATCGGTATGTGTCGCCGTGAAGTCCTAGATGGGTTTCTGCGGGAACGGGCGGCTAAATTAGGTGCAATTTTAATTAATGCTACCGTTCATAAACTCGATATACCCGGTAATAATACTGACCCCTACACCATCCATTATGTTGACCACACAGAAGGTGGAGCGCAAGGGATAGCTAAAACCCTGAAGGTGGATTTGGTTATCGGGGCGGATGGAGCAAATTCCCGCATTGCTAAAGAAATGGACGCTGGGGATTATAATTATGCGATCGCCTTTCAAGAGCGAATTCGTCTACCCGAAGACAAAATGGCATACTATAACGACCTCGCGGAAATGTATGTCGGCGACGATGTTTCTACTGACTTCTATGCTTGGGTATTCCCCAAATATGACCACGTAGCTGTCGGTACTGGGACAATGCAGGTACATAAAGCCAGCATCAAGCAATTGCAAGCTGGTATCCGCGCCCGCGCTATTGAAAAACTCGCAGGCGGTAAAATTATTAAAGTCGAAGCCCACCCCATCCCCGAACATCCCCGTCCCCGTCGGGTTGTCGGACGCATCGCTTTAGTGGGAGATGCTGCAGGTTATGTAACCAAATCTTCTGGAGAAGGTATCTACTTCGCCGCCAAATCTGGGCGGATGTGTGCGGAAACTATTGTGGAAGCTTCTAATAGTGGTAGCCGTATTCCTACAGAGAATGACCTCAAAGTCTACTTGAAGCGCTGGGATAAAAAATACGGACTTACCTACAAAGTATTGGACATCCTGCAAACTGTATTCTATCGTTCCGATGCTACCCGCGAAGCGTTTGTGGAAATGTGCGGTGACTTGGATGTGCAAAAGCTCACATTCGATAGCTATTTGTATAAAACAGTTGTCCCCGCTAACCCCATCACCCAACTAAAAATTACAGCCAAAACCATAGGTAGTTTAATTCGTGGTAACGCTTTAGCACCTTAA
- a CDS encoding UDP-N-acetylmuramoyl-tripeptide--D-alanyl-D-alanine ligase yields MACSATLNQLVEALCAQSVNLSADTLAKLSSGLQTDTRILKPGEVFVALRGENFDGHDFVPTAIAQGALAAIVDYDYENPGLPVIQVENTLAAYQQIGRWWRDRFSIPVIGVTGSVGKTTTKELIAAVLATQGKVHKTYGNYNNEIGVPKTLLELGIEDDYAVIEMAMRGRGQIAELTHIARPTIGVITNVGTAHIELLGSEAAIAQAKCELLAEMPKDSIAILNYDHPLLIATAAQVWSGEVVTYGLSGGDISGLIIDANTIEVAGVRFPLPLLGRHNAVNFLAALAVAKVLGIDWSHLQAGVTVNMPTGRSQRFVLADDVILLDETYNAAPEAMLAALQLLADTPGKRKIAVLGAMKELGERSPQLHQRVGETVSQLQLDNLLVLVDGSDAAAIAQSAAGIPSECFTTHAELLARLKTFVQTGDRLLFKAAHSVGLDRVVNQFRAEFSQLK; encoded by the coding sequence ATGGCTTGTTCTGCTACCCTAAACCAACTAGTTGAAGCACTCTGCGCCCAGTCTGTAAATTTATCTGCAGACACTCTGGCAAAATTGAGCAGTGGTTTACAGACAGATACCCGTATCCTCAAACCGGGTGAAGTGTTTGTGGCTTTGCGGGGAGAAAATTTTGATGGACATGATTTCGTACCCACAGCGATCGCTCAGGGCGCTTTAGCCGCTATCGTTGATTATGACTACGAAAATCCGGGATTACCAGTCATACAAGTTGAAAACACCCTAGCAGCTTATCAACAAATCGGTAGATGGTGGCGCGATCGCTTTTCAATACCAGTAATCGGCGTTACAGGTTCTGTAGGTAAAACCACTACCAAAGAACTCATCGCCGCAGTTTTAGCAACCCAAGGAAAAGTCCACAAGACTTACGGAAATTACAATAACGAAATCGGCGTTCCCAAAACCCTTTTGGAACTGGGTATAGAAGATGACTACGCCGTGATTGAAATGGCAATGCGGGGTAGAGGACAAATTGCCGAACTCACCCACATCGCTAGACCCACAATTGGCGTGATTACCAATGTGGGCACAGCGCATATTGAGTTGCTGGGTTCAGAAGCCGCGATCGCCCAAGCAAAATGCGAGTTATTAGCTGAAATGCCCAAAGATAGCATCGCCATTCTCAACTACGATCATCCATTGCTGATAGCAACAGCGGCGCAGGTTTGGTCAGGGGAAGTTGTCACCTATGGTTTATCTGGTGGCGATATCTCCGGGTTAATAATTGATGCAAATACAATAGAAGTCGCCGGCGTTCGCTTCCCCCTACCTCTTCTGGGTCGTCATAATGCAGTGAATTTCCTCGCAGCTTTAGCAGTAGCAAAGGTACTGGGAATAGATTGGTCGCACTTACAAGCTGGTGTAACAGTTAACATGCCCACAGGGCGATCGCAGCGATTTGTTTTAGCTGATGATGTGATACTCTTAGATGAAACTTATAATGCTGCACCAGAAGCGATGTTGGCAGCGCTGCAATTATTAGCAGACACCCCAGGAAAGCGGAAAATCGCTGTCTTGGGAGCAATGAAAGAATTAGGAGAGCGATCGCCACAACTACACCAGCGAGTCGGTGAAACAGTTAGCCAGCTGCAATTAGACAACTTATTAGTTTTAGTTGATGGATCTGACGCTGCAGCGATCGCCCAAAGTGCAGCAGGTATCCCCTCAGAATGCTTTACCACCCACGCAGAACTACTCGCTAGATTAAAGACATTTGTGCAAACAGGCGATCGTCTACTCTTCAAAGCTGCTCATTCTGTAGGATTGGATCGTGTCGTCAATCAGTTCCGAGCAGAATTTTCTCAACTCAAATAG
- a CDS encoding DUF1622 domain-containing protein — MEAFVTDLTTVLATAVDIFTGIVIALAVVEAILRILVVFFTRRKPLNEAKEEIRLTLGMWLALALEFALAADILRSTIAPSWDAIGKLAAIIGLRTILNYFLAKEIQQAKQKKSYIDHESL; from the coding sequence ATGGAAGCATTCGTCACTGATTTGACGACTGTATTAGCAACAGCAGTTGATATCTTCACTGGTATAGTTATTGCTTTAGCTGTTGTGGAAGCTATATTGCGAATTTTAGTGGTTTTTTTCACTCGCCGGAAACCCCTGAATGAGGCTAAAGAAGAAATTAGGTTGACACTGGGGATGTGGCTGGCTTTAGCACTAGAATTCGCTTTAGCGGCTGATATTTTACGCAGCACTATTGCACCATCTTGGGATGCAATTGGTAAGCTAGCAGCCATCATCGGGTTGAGAACTATTTTAAATTACTTCCTCGCGAAAGAAATCCAGCAAGCAAAACAGAAAAAGAGCTACATTGACCATGAATCTCTTTAA